Within the Chlamydiota bacterium genome, the region GGATGCCAGGGCATCTGAAACATGGGCGGTTTGGAAAATGGTTGGAAAATGCGCGCGATTGGGCCTTTTCTAGATCACGTTATTGGGGAACGCCTATCCCATTATATCGTAGTGAGGAAGGGGATTTGATTGCCGTGGGTAGCCAGGAAGAATTGGAAACACTTTCTGGGGAAAAAGTGAATGATTTACACCGCGATTATATCGATCTTTTGGAAATTAAAAAGGATGGCAAAATCTATCGGCGTATTTTTGATGTGTTTGATTGTTGGTTTGAGTCTGGATCGATGCCATGGGCGCAAAATGGATATCCGCTGGATAGCCAAGATCCAGGAGTGAGTGCAGATTTTATTGCAGAAGGTTTGGACCAAACACGTGGATGGTTTTATACACTCAATGTCTTATCTGTGGCGCTTTTTGATAAACCCAGTTTCAAAAATGTGATCGTCAATGGCATCTTGCTTGCAGAAGATGGAAACAAGATGTCAAAACGGTTGCAAAATTATCCAGAGCCTACAGAGGTGATCGATGCGTGCGGGGCAGATAGTGTGCGCCTTTACATGCTCAACTCGCCAGCAGCTTATGCTGACGATTTGCGTTTTTCAAAAAGAGGCGTAGAGGTCACTATGCGTCAAGTGCTCATACCTCTTTGGAATGCGTACCATTTTTTTAATACTTACAAAACCATTTATGATTTTAAGCCAGGTGGCAAAGAGCCCAAAAACCCCAGTCTTTTAGACCGATGGATTTTGTCTTGTTTGCAAACCTATGTGGAAAGAGTAGAAGAGGCTTTAGAAAGCTATGATCTACCCAAAGCAGTCCACCCTAATATTGAATTTATCGAGCAGCTGACAAATTGGTATATTCGAAGATCACGTACGCGCTTTTGGCAAGATGAAGCCACACAAGATCGCCTAGCTGCATTCGAGACGCTCTATTTTGTGTTAAAAACACTCAGCTGTGTTGTTGCGCCTTTTATACCGTTTGTTGCAGAGCGGATTTTTCAAGGGCTTAGAATTGAAACAGACAAGCTATCGGTGCATCTGTGTGATTTTCCCAAATTGGAAAATTTGAAAAATCAAGATCTTGAAAAACAGATGGCGTATACACAAATGATTGTTTCTTTAGGACATTCTTTAAGAAAAGAGCAGAAAATTAAAGTGCGACAACCACTTAAAAAAGCCTTTATTATTTCTGCAAATGAAGATGCGTTGTATCACTTGACTCACCATCAAGAGATTATCAAAGAAGAGCTCAATGTCAAAGCACTTGAATTTGTGAAAGATGAAAGCGCGTTTGTAGAACTTCAAGCAGTGCCCAACTTTAGGGTTTTGGGTAAAAAAGTGGGCGCAAAAATGCCAAAATTCAAACAGAAAATAGAAAAGCTCTCTTTTGACGAGATTCAGCAATTTTTGAAAGAAGGGAAGATAGATGTGGTCGTCGATGATGTGACAATGACTTTGACTAAAGAAGATGTGGAGATTCGACGTTGTGCCAAAGAGGGACTATTTGCAAAAACAGATAAAAATATCACACTTGCTTTGGATACAGAGCTTAATGATGAGCTTATTGAAGAAGGCATAGCAAGAGAGCTTGTGAACAAACTTAACACGCTTAGAAAAGAAAAAGGCTTGGATGTACAAGATCGTATTGAGGTGGTGCTAGAAGCACCAAAAGCCATTGAAAAAGTGTTTGAAAAGCATGGCAAAATGATTCAACATGAAACGCTGACAACAAAAGTGGAATTTGGTAAAATCGATGGATTTCCAGTAGAAATCAATGAGCACAAAACTGTGATTGGAATTAAGAAGATATGAAAAGAATCTCCATTACAAAAGCAAAGCACATTTTTTGCCAAGTCGTTCGGCATTTTCTGATTGTAAAAAAGAAGCTTCCCCAATACCAACAAGACGAATTTAAAAAAGCAGCGCTAGAATTTGATGTTGCATTGAAAAAAAGAGATCGTAAACTCCTCAAACAAAAAACACAGCTTTTAAAAAATAAACAGCATCGGATTTTGCCAAAAATTACGTTTAGAAAATGCGTCGAATGGACCCTTGGATTGGTTGTGGCATTTTTTGTTGCATTTACAATCAGACAAACATGGCTTGAGTTGTATACGATTCCTACAGGATCGATGCGTCCAACGCTGCT harbors:
- the ileS gene encoding Isoleucine--tRNA ligase, with the translated sequence MKTFSDFELEILGFWKKEEIFEKSLENRKDCPLFRFNDGPPFATGLPHYGHLLASIIKDCILRYKTMQGYFVPRRFGWDCHGLPIENEIEKLHNLKGKHEIEAFGIDKFNTECRKIVLRYTKQWEETIERIGRWVDFKDNYRTMDQKFMQSVWWTFKKLFDQGLIYEGYKVMPFSTKLGTPLSNFEANSNYQEVDDPSLVVAFQKQYTPDTFFLAWTTTPWTLPSNMALAVAKDVRYVKVERQGKYYILAKQKAEEFFEELNVVEEFDGNELVGQKYEPLFDLFSDEKEAFRVIGADFVTIEEGTGIVHMAPAHGEDDFFAAKDNHIPVRCVIDDHGYFIKEAKDFAGLYVKDANKVVISKLKEKGQLFLQKTIHHRYPFCWRSDTPLIYKAVKTWFLSVEKIKDRLIAANEEIHWMPGHLKHGRFGKWLENARDWAFSRSRYWGTPIPLYRSEEGDLIAVGSQEELETLSGEKVNDLHRDYIDLLEIKKDGKIYRRIFDVFDCWFESGSMPWAQNGYPLDSQDPGVSADFIAEGLDQTRGWFYTLNVLSVALFDKPSFKNVIVNGILLAEDGNKMSKRLQNYPEPTEVIDACGADSVRLYMLNSPAAYADDLRFSKRGVEVTMRQVLIPLWNAYHFFNTYKTIYDFKPGGKEPKNPSLLDRWILSCLQTYVERVEEALESYDLPKAVHPNIEFIEQLTNWYIRRSRTRFWQDEATQDRLAAFETLYFVLKTLSCVVAPFIPFVAERIFQGLRIETDKLSVHLCDFPKLENLKNQDLEKQMAYTQMIVSLGHSLRKEQKIKVRQPLKKAFIISANEDALYHLTHHQEIIKEELNVKALEFVKDESAFVELQAVPNFRVLGKKVGAKMPKFKQKIEKLSFDEIQQFLKEGKIDVVVDDVTMTLTKEDVEIRRCAKEGLFAKTDKNITLALDTELNDELIEEGIARELVNKLNTLRKEKGLDVQDRIEVVLEAPKAIEKVFEKHGKMIQHETLTTKVEFGKIDGFPVEINEHKTVIGIKKI